In Candidatus Dormiibacterota bacterium, the genomic stretch TCGCCTGGCCCCGCGCCATCCGGCGTCCGGCACCGTGGTTGACGCTGAAGCCGCTCTCGACCGCGCCGGGCAGCGGGCGGAGGATGTACGACCAGTCCCTGTTCGACCCGGGGATGAGCACCGGGTGGCCGGTCGCCTCCCAGGGGGTGCCGGCGAGCTGCGGGTGGCCGGCGGGGAGGGCGCGGGTCGCGCCCTTGCGGTGCACCCAGACGTCGCCGAGCTCCGGGTGCCACTCCCGCTGCACCAGGTTGTGCGAGATCTCGTAGACCAGCTCGAGGTCGGCCTTGAACACCCGCCGGAACGCGGCGGAGATCTCCTCGAAGATGGCCAGGCGGTTGACGATCGCGTAGTTGGCGCCGGCCGCCACCGCGTTGAGGTAGGAGCGGTGGTGCGGGCTGTCGGGGGTGAAGTAGCCGAGGTCGAGGTGGGTGATCTCGTCCGGCCGCTCCTCCCGGGCCATGTGGAAGTAGTTGGTGGCCATGCCGTGCCCGAAGCCGCGGCTGCCGGTGTGCACCTGGACGAAGAGGAGGCCGTCCTGGTTGCGCTGCAGCTCGATGAAGTGGTTGCCGCCGCCGAGGCTGCCGAGCTGGATGATGCCGCGCTCGGGCGTGCCCGCCATGTGCCAGGGGACGTCCCAGTCGTCGTCGACGGGGATGACCTGGCGCTCGGCGCGCTGGCGGTCGACACGGTCGCCGTACCGGGAGACGTAGTAGTCCGCGCCGCCGCGAATGATGCGCTGGAACTCGTCGCGGTCGATGCCCGCCAGCCGGGCGGT encodes the following:
- a CDS encoding RtcB family protein, with protein sequence MPDREPTLTPRTAGAPARLADAHRWKALAEDSARGWFDLRGEDLGEVPVRIFMTHRLLEDLEDNVYRQIVNAAHFPGVRMVCITPDAHYGYGVPVGSVILTDGPIAMGPVGYDIGCGMVSARSDVPAAAATRDRCLRFNREVIERIGMGAGTAGRTARLAGIDRDEFQRIIRGGADYYVSRYGDRVDRQRAERQVIPVDDDWDVPWHMAGTPERGIIQLGSLGGGNHFIELQRNQDGLLFVQVHTGSRGFGHGMATNYFHMAREERPDEITHLDLGYFTPDSPHHRSYLNAVAAGANYAIVNRLAIFEEISAAFRRVFKADLELVYEISHNLVQREWHPELGDVWVHRKGATRALPAGHPQLAGTPWEATGHPVLIPGSNRDWSYILRPLPGAVESGFSVNHGAGRRMARGQAMRSLSQEVVDEEYRSAGVLVNTDGRVPLDESSHVYKSSREVVEAVTGAGLAEIEHQLWPIASVKAMDTRGPRRTRGVRDLSTGQRHRGRGRRR